A single genomic interval of Macadamia integrifolia cultivar HAES 741 chromosome 6, SCU_Mint_v3, whole genome shotgun sequence harbors:
- the LOC122081530 gene encoding putative phytosulfokines 6, with product MRQSSFSPLLLFLFLFLFSYSTVAARLPTEKQDEGMVKVDKLLQSGPLRTEEMDDSWSWLMGMEDCGNGDEECLKRRMVAEAHLDYIYTQHHKP from the exons ATGAGGCAAagttctttttctcctctcctcctcttcctcttcctttttctcttctcctattcAACAGTAGCTGCTCGTCTCCCAACGGAAAAACAAG ATGAAGGGATGGTAAAGGTTGATAAGCTTCTTCAGAGTGGTCCTTTGAGAACTGAAGAAATGGACGATTCATGGAGTTGG CTGATGGGGATGGAGGATTGTGGAAATGGAGATGAAGAATGCTTGAAGAGGAGGATGGTTGCAGAAGCCCACTTGGACTACATTTACACCCAACATCATAAACCTTAG
- the LOC122081465 gene encoding polyadenylation and cleavage factor homolog 4-like, which yields MEMESSRRSIDRSREPGFKKPRLSEEVERDRGLKGVVDRDRSFQQRVSTVGSGPGAGSLLSRFRTNEKDGNAERDESVRGVYPQRQHQELVSQYKTALAELTFNSKPIITNLTIIAGENVHAAKGIAATICANIIEVPSEQKLPSLYLLDSIVKNIGRDYIKYFAAKLPEVFCKAYKQVDSSIHSGMRHLFGTWKGVFPPVTLQIIEKELGFSPAMNGSSSGAPVSRPDSQSQRPPHSIHVNPKYLEARQRLQQSNRNSQRPQREVLSEPVQENTGEAYGDYEYGSDLSRHPDMGTGSGSDRLSERGLDKTYGVGSSTVDSVVGQRNGSGAQHRFSKYQASRPAQAAAQLPLTLSTAKKSSRGMYRNWKNSEEEEYIWDDMNFRLMDHGARDSSRRDGWTSDDSEKLEEEHLPQPRSEHDIGSRVNRETSLDSKSITQRGQAAFGYRTSPTWSLQEPHLLDNTHTSQTSMVSAGSDSRSGTSLTRAGLRSQMVPSSVSAGVLGQQRHLPPGSASPSRQSHIPQHPHSPSSSLHQRQPSHDLSEQDRLQEQSFDQPALKPSQLAGSLSCVPQESFNIPVNQLGTTQNLQLNQSPPPQHLRTPSPLIAFPQLKPHAPFSQQQPQADKLLSQFSGQSQKPLHQGPNFGSLTTGSSVLSHSNCSAADQIGESNASSLLSAILEKGLLSNNLASGGFPNLNFQESGSLPSSMNIQPPLPSGPPPVLHAASSIPMVSEASLLATVSHGNASTISALPQRTTVRPPLPPGPPPPSSIGGSTTVQMSSVTSGAPNSLSSLLSSLVAKGLISSSTTESSTVPATQMLSQNQSHSTGPITSSSMSVSSSPDAAIIPSSYGNELPFTESCPKSTTSLSQGTTSESNSKGLIGIEFKPEIIREPHPSVISGLFDDVPYHCKICGLGIRLEERLNKHMEWHASKKSEQSSCNLVSRRWFANLGDWIAGKEGHFSAPTSAASIEISVDALDESEHAVLADESQCVCLLCGELFEDFYNFERDEWMFKGAVYMTLPAGDGNGGTTGGSAVQGPIVHANCISQSNVHDLGWTERVKLEQADG from the exons ATGGAAATGGAGAGTTCTCGTAGATCCATTGATAGGTCGAGAGAAccaggttttaagaaacctaggTTGTCTGAAGAGGTCGAACGAGATCGTGGTTTGAAGGGCGTTGTCGATCGTGATCGATCATTTCAGCAGAGGGTTTCTACCGTTGGAAGCGGCCCCGGAGCTGGGTCCTTACTATCGAGGTTTAGAACGAACGAGAAGGACGGGAATGCGGAGAGAGATGAGTCTGTTCGAGGAGTTTATCCGCAACGGCAGCATCAAGAGCTTGTCAGTCAGTATAAGACGGCTCTTGCAGAACTGACCTTCAATTCCAAGCCTATCATCACTAACCTGACTATTATCGCGGGGGAGAACGTCCATGCTGCCAAGGGAATCGCAGCCACTATCTGCGCGAATATTATTGAG GTACCCAGTGAGCAAAAGCTGCCATCTCTTTACCTTTTAGATAGTATCGTAAAGAACATTGGGAGAGATTACATCAAATACTTCGCTGCCAAACTACCTGAG GTGTTCTGCAAGGCCTATAAACAGGTTGATTCTTCAATTCATTCTGGTATGCGGCATCTTTTTGGGACTTGGAAAGGTGTATTTCCCCCTGTCACTCTTCAGATAATAGAGAAAGAACTTGGATTCTCCCCTGCCATGAATGGTTCATCTTCTGGTGCTCCAGTATCCAGGCCTGATTCACAATCACAACGCCCACCACATAGCATTCACGTGAATCCTAAGTATTTAGAGGCAAGGCAGCGCCTTCAACAGTCAAACAGG AACTCTCAGCGTCCCCAAAGGGAAGTGTTAAGTGAGCCTGTTCAAGAGAACACTGGTGAGGCATATGGAGATTATGAATATGGTTCGGATCTTTCGAGGCATCCGGACATGGGAACAGGGAGTGGCAGTGATAGGCTTAGTGAGAGGGGACTTGACAAGACGTATGGAGTGGGAAGCAGTACTGTGGACTCAGTTGTTGGCCAAAGAAATGGGTCTGGTGCACAGCATAGATTTTCAAAATACCAAGCATCGAGACCTGCTCAAGCTGCTGCTCAGCTTCCGTTAACACTGAGCACTGCAAAGAAAAGTAGCAGAGGGATGTATAGGAACTGGAAAAATTCTGAGGAAGAAGAGTACATTTGGGATGATATGAACTTCAGATTGATGGATCACGGGGCCCGTGATAGCTCAAGGAGAGATGGTTGGACTTCAGATGATTCAGAAAAGCTG GAGGAAGAACACCTTCCACAACCTCGGAGTGAACATGATATTGGGTCTAGGGTTAATAGAGAAACTTCCTTGGATTCAAAATCCATTACACAAAGAGGACAAGCAGCATTTGGGTATCGAACATCACCGACATGGTCATTACAAGAGCCACACCTCTTAGATAATACCCATACAAGCCAAACTTCAATGGTTTCAGCTGGTTCAGATTCTCGGAGTGGTACATCTTTGACCAGGGCCGGTCTTCGTTCCCAGATGGTTCCATCATCGGTATCTGCTGGAGTTTTAGGGCAGCAACGGCATCTTCCTCCAGGTTCTGCATCCCCATCCAGACAGTCTCACATTCCCCAGCATCCTCATTCACCTTCATCTTCACTTCATCAGCGTCAACCATCACATGATTTGTCTGAGCAAGACCGTCTGCAAGAACAATCCTTTGATCAGCCTGCTTTAAAACCATCTCAGCTTGCAGGATCATTGAGTTGTGTGCCACAAGAGTCTTTCAACATCCCCGTTAATCAGCTTGGAACTACTCAAAATTTGCAGTTAAATCAATCACCACCTCCCCAACATTTACGAACACCTTCTCCTTTAATCGCTTTTCCTCAACTAAAGCCTCATGCTCCTTTCTCACAGCAGCAGCCACAGGCAGATAAATTACTGTCTCAATTTTCTGGTCAGTCCCAGAAGCCACTGCATCAAGGCCCAAATTTTGGATCTCTAACAACAGGGTCTTCTGTGCTGAGCCATTCAAATTGTTCTGCAGCAGATCAAATTGGAGAATCTAATGCTAGTAGTTTATTAAGTGCAATTTTGGAAAAGGGATTACTTTCAAACAACTTAGCTAGTGGTGGTTTCCCCAACCTTAACTTCCAGGAGTCGGGTTCGTTGCCAAGTAGTATGAATATACAGCCCCCTCTGCCAAGTGGACCTCCCCCTGTCCTCCATGCTGCATCCTCAATTCCCATGGTTTCGGAAGCTTCTTTATTGGCTACGGTATCCCATGGGAATGCATCAACTATATCAGCACTCCCTCAGAGGACAACTGTGCGGCCTCCTCTGCCTCCTGGACCTCCTCCTCCTTCATCTATTGGAGGTAGCACAACAGTGCAGATGTCAAGTGTAACTAGTGGTGCTCCTAATTCTCTTTCAAGTCTTTTGAGTTCATTAGTTGCCAAGGGATTAATATCTTCTTCAACAACAGAGTCATCAACTGTTCCTGCTACCCAGATGCTGAGTCAAAACCAAAGCCATAGCACTGGCCCAATTACCAGTAGTTCCATGTCAGTTTCCTCAAGTCCAGATGCTGCGATCATCCCTTCATCTTATGGTAATGAACTTCCTTTTACAGAATCTTGCCCGAAGAGCACAACTAGCTTGTCTCAAGGCACCACAAGTGAATCCAATTCCAAGGGCCTCATAGGTATTGAGTTCAAGCCAGAGATTATCCGAGAACCACATCCCTCAGTTATCAGTGGCCTCTTTGATGACGTTCCATATCACTGCAAGATCTGTGGTCTTGGAATTAGACTTGAGGAAAGACTCAATAAACATATGGAGTGGCATGCTTCAAAGAAATCTGAACAAAGTAGTTGCAACTTGGTTTCAAGGAGATGGTTTGCAAATTTGGGTGACTGGATTGCTGGGAAAGAAGGGCACTTTTCTGCGCCTACATCTGCTGCTTCAATTGAAATTTCAGTTGATGCATTGGATGAGAGTGAACATGCAGTCCTTGCTGATGAAAGCCAATGTGTGTGTTTATTATGTGGGGAGCTGTTCGAGGATTTTTACAATTTTGAAAGAGATGAATGGATGTTCAAAGGAGCAGTTTATATGACCCTCCCAGCTGGGGATGGCAATGGGGGAACTACTGGTGGGAGTGCTGTCCAGGGTCCCATTGTGCATGCAAACTGTATTTCACAAAGTAATGTTCATGACTTGGGATGGACTGAGCGCGTTAAATTG GAACAGGCAGATGGATGA